Proteins encoded within one genomic window of Haematobia irritans isolate KBUSLIRL chromosome 5, ASM5000362v1, whole genome shotgun sequence:
- the prel gene encoding preli-like: protein MVTASYHRTETVFDYTWKQVVQAYWNRYPNPSSVHVLTEDTISREIRDGKLYSRRILSKTNHVPKWGERFYKNTPVKIIEDSVLDPKNKTLITFTRNIGFQKIMKVDEIVEYSEQDGRTIAVRRAYISSQVFGFSRAIRAFGIERFKSNCQKTANGFNYVLQRMFPNHQHTSHVPAIAAPQTNTGKSIDHHHHTSTQQHSKTDRFKKGCVNSYEFIKGQASKIAQMFSVKN, encoded by the exons atggtTACAGCTTCGTATCATCGTACAGAAACTGTCTTCGATTACACTTGGAAGCAGGTGGTACAAGCTTACTGGAATCGGTATCCCAATCCTTCAAG TGTTCATGTTTTAACAGAGGATACCATCTCACGTGAAATAAGGGATGGGAAATTATACTCTAGACGAATATTGTCCAAAACAAATCATGTCCCCAAATGGGGAGAACGATTTTATAAGAACACTCCCGTTAAAATTATTGAAGACTCCGTCCTAGATCCTAAAAATAAGACTTTGATAACATTCACACGAAACATTGGATTCCAGAAGATTATG aAAGTTGATGAAATCGTTGAATACTCAGAGCAGGATGGCCGCACAATAGCTGTTCGACGAGCTTACATTAGTTCACAGGTATTCGGATTTTCTAGAGCTATTCGGGCTTTTGGCATTGAACGTTTCAAATCGAAttgccaaaaaactgctaatggTTTTAATTACGTCCTTCAAAGAATGTTTCCAAACCATCAACATACTTCCCATGTACCAGCAATAGCGGCACCTCAAACAAATACAGGAAAAAGTATTGACCACCATCATCACACATCCACCCAACAACACAGTAAAACGGATAGATTCAAAAAAGGATGTGTAAATAGTTACGAGTTTATCAAAGGGCAAGCGAGCAAAATAGCCCAAATGTTTTCGGTTAAAAATTGA
- the LOC142237544 gene encoding chromatin-remodeling complex ATPase chain Iswi-like, with amino-acid sequence MSNEEEKIEGPDDSNETASETTSSSGEKDEGYDKKMQTDSCKRFDFLLKQTEIFTHFMSNSTKSPTKPKGRPKKAKDSKDKEKEKDAGGNADHRHRKTEQEEDEELLAEDTQSKEIFRFDASPAYIKNGEMRDYQIRGLNWMISLHENGINGILADEMGLGKTLQTISLLGYLKHFKNQAGPHIVIVPKSTLQNWVNEFHKWCPSLRAVCLIGDQEARNTFIRDVLLPGEWDVCVTSYEMCIREKSVFKKFNWRYMVIDEAHRIKNEKSKLSEILREFKTSNRLLITGTPLQNNLHELWALLNFLLPDVFNSSEDFDEWFNTNSCLGDDALVSRLHAVLKPFLLRRLKSEVEKRLKPKKEIKIFVGLSKMQREWYTKVLMKDIDVVNGAGKVEKMRLQNILMQLRKCTNHPYLFDGAEPGPPYTTDTHLITNSGKMVILDKLLPKLQAQGSRVLIFSQMTRMLDILEDYCLWRNYQYCRLDGQTPHEDRNRQIQEYNMENSTKFVFMLSTRAGGLGINLATADVVIIYDSDWNPQMDLQAMDRAHRIGQKKQVRVFRFITENTVEEKIVERAEIKLRLDKMVIQQGRLTNNAGTQLNKDDMLNIIRFGANHVFASKDSELTDEDIDTILERGEAKTAEEKAKYDSLGESSLRTFTMDTAEGASSSVYQFEGEDYREKQKLNTLGNWIEPPKRERKANYAVDAYFREALRVSEPKAPKAPRPPKQPIVQDFQFFPPRLFEILDQEIYYFRKTVGYKVPKNSELGSDATKVQREEQRKIDEAEPLTEEEIAEKELLLTLGFTNWSKRDFNQFIKANEKYGRDDIENIAKDVEGKTPEEVIEYNAVFWNRCHELQDIERIMGQIERGEGKIQRRLSIKKALDQKMSRYRAPFHQLRLQYGNNKGKNYTEIEDRFLVCMLHKLGFDKENVYEELRAAIRASPQFRFDWFIKSRTALELQRRCNTLITLIERENLELEEKERQEKKKKVTKNATTPAAAPPAKTNQKRKSEVMVNEKNAKKKKK; translated from the exons ATGTCAAATGAAGAGGAGAAAATTGAAGGACCAGATGATTCG AATGAAACCGCTTCAGAAACAACATCGTCCTCGGGCGAAAAAGACGAGGGCTATGATAAAAAGATGCAAACTGATAGTTGCAAACGGTTTGATTTCTTGCTGAAACAAACAGAGATCTTCACGCATTTCATGAGCAATAGTACCAAGAGCCCTACTAAACCCAAGGGTAGGCCCAAAAAAGCAAAAGATAGCAAAgataaagaaaaagaaaaagatgCCGGTGGAAATGCAGA CCATCGTCATCGTAAAACTGAACAAGAGGAGGACGAAGAACTGTTGGCTGAAGATACACAAAGTAAGGAAATCTTCCGTTTCGATGCCTCGCCAGCATATATCAAAAACGGAGAAATGCGTGATTATCAGATACGTGGTCTTAACTGGATGATTTCACTTCATGAAAACGGTATCAATGGCATCCTGGCCGACGAAATGGGTTTGGGTAAAACATTGCAAACTATCTCACTGTTGGGCTATCTCAAGCATTTCAA AAATCAAGCTGGCCCTCACATTGTTATTGTTCCCAAATCAACACTACAAAATTGGGTCAATGAGTTTCACAAGTGGTGCCCGTCCTTAAGGGCAGTCTGCTTGATTGGTGATCAAGAAGCTCGTAATACGTTCATACGTGATGTTCTTCTACCCGGTGAATGGGATGTATGTGTGACTTCGTACGAAATGTGTATTCGCGAAAAATCGGTATTTAAAAAGTTCAACTGGCGCTACATGGTCATTGATGAAGCTCACcgtattaaaaatgaaaaatctaaaCTATCAGAAATCTTGAGAGAGTTTAAGACTTCTAATCGTCTCCTTATCACTGGTACACCATTGCAGAATAATTTGCACGAATTATGGGCCCTGTTGAATTTCTTGTTGCCCGATGTATTCAACTCCTCAGAAGATTTCGATGAGTGGTTCAATACAAATTCTTGTTTGGGCGATGATGCTTTGGTTTCTCGCTTGCATGCAGTTTTGAAACCATTTTTGCTTAGACGTCTAAAGTCGGAAGTCGAAAAGAGATTGAAACCCAAAAAAGAGATAAAAATATTCGTAGGGTTGTCCAAAATGCAAAGAGAGTGGTACACAAAAGTATTAATGAAGGATATTGATGTGGTGAATGGAGCTGGTAAGGTAGAGAAAATGCgacttcaaaatattttgatgCAGCTACGCAAGTGTACTAACCATCCATATCTTTTCGACGGAGCCGAACCCGGTCCACCCTATACCACAGACACTCATTTAATaacaaattctggcaaaatggtAATCTTGGACAAGCTATTGCCTAAGTTGCAAGCTCAGGGCTCTAGGGTTTTGATTTTCTCTCAAATGACTAGGATGTTAGATATACTTGAGGATTACTGTTTGTGGCGTAATTACCAGTATTGTCGTCTGGATGGTCAAACCCCCCATGAAGATCGTAATCGTCAAATTCAGGAATATAATATGGAGAACTCCACCAAGTTCGTTTTCATGTTGTCTACCAGAGCTGGTGGTTTGGGTATTAACTTGGCTACAGCAGATGTTGTCATCATTTACGACTCTGATTGGAATCCTCAAATGGACTTACAAGCTATGGATCGTGCACATCGTATTGGTCAGAAGAAACAAGTGCGCGTTTTCCGCTTTATTACTGAAAATACAGTTGAGGAAAAAATAGTCGAAAGAGCTGAGATAAAGTTGAGATTGGATAAAATGGTTATTCAACAAGGACGTTTGACCAACAACGCAGGCACCCAGTTGAATAAGGACGATATGTTGAATATTATTCGTTTcggcgccaatcatgtttttgctTCCAAGGATTCTGAATTGACAGATGAAGatattgataccattttggaaaGGGGAGAAGCTAAAACTGCCGAAGAGAAGGCCAAGTACGATTCATTGGGGGAGAGTTCTCTACGCACATTTACCATGGACACGGCCGAAGGGGCTTCCTCATCAGTGTATCAATTTGAAGGCGAGGACTACCGTGAAAAACAGAAGCTAAACACTTTGGGAAATTGGATAGAGCCGCCAAAGCGAGAGCGCAAAGCAAACTATGCCGTTGATGCTTACTTCCGCGAGGCACTTAGAGTATCTGAACCCAAGGCTCCCAAAGCTCCAAGGCCTCCAAAGCAACCTATCGttcaagattttcaatttttccctCCCAGATTGTTTGAGATTCTGGATCAGGAAATATACTACTTCCGCAAAACTGTTGGATATAAAGTCCCCAAAAACTCTGAACTCGGCTCGGACGCTACAAAAGTTCAACGTGAGGAACAGCGAAAAATCGATGAAGCGGAACCATTGACGGAAGAAGAGATAGCCGAAAAAGAATTATTGTTGACACTCGGTTTCACCAACTGGAGTAAACGAGATTTTAACCAATTCATAAAAGCTAATGAAAAGTATGGGCGTGATGACATCGAGAATATTGCCAAGGATGTAGAGGGAAAGACACCAGAAGAAGTTATCGAGTATAATGCGGTATTTTGGAATCGTTGTCATGAGCTACAGGATATTGAGAGGATAATGGGTCAGATCGAACGAGGAGAAGGAAAAATACAAAGACGCCTGTCCATCAAAAAGGCTTTAGATCAAAAG ATGTCACGTTACAGAGCACCATTCCATCAGTTGCGTTTACAATATGGTAATAATAAAGGTAAAAATTATACTGAAATCGAAGATAGATTTTTGGTATGCATGTTGCACAAACTAGGCTTCGACAAAGAGAATGTCTATGAGGAATTGCGAGCTGCCATCAG AGCATCACCACAATTCCGTTTCGATTGGTTCATAAAATCTCGTACAGCTTTGGAGTTACAAAGACGCTGCAATACCCTTATTACCCTTATTGAAAGGGAAAATCTCGAGTTAGAAGAAAAAGAACGCCAAGAGAAAAAGAAGAAAGTAACTAAAAACGCGACAACACCGGCTGCAGCACCTCCAGCGAAAACTAATCAAAAACGCAAGTCTGAAGTAATGGTAAATGAGAAGAATGCGAAGAAAAAGAAGAAGTAA